CTGCCCAATAGGGCGACAAGGCCGCTAATCGAAGCGTTGCCTCTAGAGACCTTCCCTAGCTCGAAGACTTTTCGGTTCTTGAGGCCTCTGAACACAAAAATGTCTTCAGTTGTAGTTTTCTTGCGTCAAGTGATAATCCAAGGACTCAAGTGACTAGAAAATGTACTGGTAAGGGTGAGAACACCTTGGGAAAGTAATTTCAGTATGTTGCTATGAGCTAGTTTCGGTTCCTACGTACTGTGCTCTGACATGGCGTCCTCGGCAAGCCAGATAACTTCAAGACGCGTGCGTTTCCAGACAAACCGGAATTCCTAGTTGTGTTCGCAACTCTATGATAGTTTGAGGTGACTACAATGAATGAGATGTGGTGCAAAGTGGCGAAGAGATAGACACTACTCACACGAAACGAAGACCTTCCAGACGACGAAGCCGCCGATGCCGACGATGACGAGGACGAAGACCGCGAGACCCAcgacggtcagcgccatctgcatCTTGTCCGCGCCTTCCGCGATCTGCTGGGCTGCGATGGCGGCCGCCCTGCGTCACACAGCGTAAGCCAGGGGCCTCAATCTCGTGTGCACCTCAGCGGCCCCCGGGATGCAGCCATAGAATGCAGTCTCAGTGGACCTATATACTTCCCTGTCTTGGGGCAGTAAAAGAGGTTAGTTGAGAAAAATGGtggagaactttttttttatcttgcctggTGGTCACACGCCGTCAGTAGTGGTTGCCCTCCCAGATTATGTAATTCGTTCTGCCGAACGCCGTGCAAGAAGTGCACTCGTACCAGCATCTCTACATGTAGGTATACCTGGCGGCAGCAATTAATCTATAATTAATATCTGGAaatttacgttccaaaaccagaATGTTATTAAGACGAATGCCGTAATGGAGGCCtcctgaaatttcaaccatctgtcTTTGCCATGCACTGAAATCGTACAGTATACACGAGTCCGTGCCGGCATTGTCCGCTTCTCACACCAGTGGCAGATGCTCGACTATTTCACCAAAGCTGTGTTAGATAATTGCAAACTTTGCCACTGGAAAGAATGCCTTTCTCATGCCTCATATATGAGTCGCTTCTAGGGCCCTTCCGGATCTATATTCTAGAAACACGTCAACACGTACTGGTCTCCAAAATGACTGGAGCAGTGGCACAGTTTTTGTGCCGCTGTTTCAACGCACGGTGCCCGCGTGAGATGCGTCAGGGAAAAATAATGCTTGAGACCGGTCACGTCCGAGTAGCTCATGAACATATTCGACAGTCATGCGCGGGCCGGGAACCTCTAGCGGGGATTAGGGATACCTTGAGAACCGAGGACGCCTCCAGTTTTCGTTTTGCCGTGAAGCTCCATCTATTCCCCGCAACGGTTCTATCTTCGTGGACTAATAACAAAACGCGAAGCCTAAACCATCAGCAGACGATCACATTCCCTTGCACAACGTCTAGCAaatgcactcttttttttttgttcgtcccTCGAACGATGTGAACAGGCATTCGGAGAGGCTAACAGAGGAACAGGCAAATGCTTTAGCTGACAACTCGTGCACAATAGCAACGCGCCGCTTCTAAGTTTCGATCTCTAGGAGCCCTTTAACATTTGAATGTAGACGGCATATCATTCTTTGCTATCTGATATACAGCATATAGCTCAGTGTTCGTTATAAAAAGAAAACCACAAAACAAGCCTTAAAACCGCATCGCCATTAAACATTCATGGGAACCCCCTCCAACGCACCCCTGGTAATGATAAGGCTGCAGCTGCTTTGCACTTCACGCGAGGGATTCGGATCACGTCAAACGGCACTTCCTTCTGCCGTACATGTTTGCCACTTTCGTACATGAAATGAACACCCGCCTAGCCACTGATTCATATCATTCTAACGCCGCGATGGGTGGAACACGGTAATTAAGAACACCAAAATAACAGCGTAAAAGATATTCCTCGAAAGGAGCAAAGTCATCCTGCTGAAGATGGTTGCGGAATAAATCATGGTCTAGCATAGCGCCCAGAAAGTGATTATCAATAATATTACTCCAAAATAATACTAAAACATACCCcttgccacaaaaaaaaatgtgtagtGTTTGCACATTCTCTTAATTATGCTGATCGGGATGGCGGCCAATTATCTTTCTTCTTTTCGGTCAATCATTGCGCAGATCCCCGCCAATGTAGTTCAATCTAATACGCTGACAGTCACTGCAACAGCGATAATATATCTGTGTGGTCGGGCGAGCATCACACAGAGCTCGCTCGTGTCGCATACCCTGATCGGCTAACGGACTTCTTCTGCACCATCATAGAGTCCGGTGGTTTCTTCTTTCCGATGCCGTCCTTATCTCCGCCtccatcgtcgtcatcgtcatcgtcgtcgtcctTCTTGTCGTCGTCATCCTTATCGTCGTCGCCCTTGTCGTCATCCTCCTTGTCGTCGCTCTTGTCGTCCTCCTTGCTTTCTTCTTCGTCTGGCATCTGATGGAAGATATAGATTGAGCTTCTTCGTTATAACCGGTTATTGTTGTAGCCAAACAGACCTTAGTCGCCACACTAATTAGCATCCACGGCACTAGGTCACagggctaacaaaaaaaaaaaaaaaactggcagcttCACCCACAGTACCGCAGCTCGCCTGCAATCCAACCGCGAAAGAGTAGCCCGGTATTCTAGAACTCCCCtttactcaacgcttcaccttggCTTGAGAAAATCGATGGGAGCGTCATCCCTAGGTAAAACGAACGCCTACATATCAGAGATAATCTTGAGAAGCACGACGTTATCTCCAGTCCAGAAGTAGCACTGTTTGGAGAGCAGCTTTAACTACAGCCGTCCTTTATGAAATGAATTCATTAAAaagaagttattattattattattattattattattattattattattattattattattattattattattattattattattattattattattattattattattattattattattattattattattattataagtagTTGTTGTAAATGTCACATAAAAGGAAGAAGTAATCAGGCGAAAACCGAAGAGGAGTACCTTCCAAACCCCGTACATCCTAAACAAATGGCATCCGGGGGTGCACTCTTCCAAACGCAAAAACTTTTGCAGCATCGCGTACTGCATCACATGCTCCGGGCTTGCCCAAGCTATACGGTCTCAACGAGAATAAATAGTCGTGGGAATACACCCTCCACCACCAGGGAGGACTTCGAAGGTTCATAACTCGGTTTCTGCCGGCGGCAAATTATCCTTTAACAAAAGTCGTTGCTGGAATATTCGGCGCATAGTTAAATGCAGGAAAGCGGTGAAACACGTGACCAAAACGTAGATGAGGGTACCATAATACAAGCGCGCACACCGCACACAAATACAAGCTCACATTTGCGTTTCTGCTTGTTCCCACGTTCACGAATTCGCCCCGCACGTAGCGCGCCGCTTTATTGCAGTTAGGTTATCTTTTTGGCCACTCTACTTTTTTCACGCTCATATCTCAAATAAAACATGTAACAGCCCTTATTCCTGCCTTACCGGCATTGTTGCCTATTTCTCATTAACATTCAAGCCCACAAACAATTCATTCGTCAAGCCGAGGCCACCTCCAAAAGCCAAGTGGTTCAGGCCGACGTCTTggggggagaagggggggggggggtagaaggCGAATCTCTGTCTCAACCCGATCACCGACGGCTGCTGCAAATTaagtgttttctctctctctctctctcggccaATGTAAATACTATACGCATGTTATAGAgacatcaaatcaaaacaacaaaTTAGTTTAGACTATAAATTGTTCTCCGAAAACTCGAGTGTCGCTAATTTCACTACCACGAGTTCATTGATTAAAAACTCAAAGCAAAGTTTCACTTCTAGATTTCCTGCCGGAAAGTATGGCAACGTCAGcaattttattactttttttgcgTATTTTGGGCACGGAAGCTCAAATGCATGCTCAAATACGTGTTCAGTCTCGGGCTCCTTCAGAAAACAATCCATTTAATTTCTTTTTTACACACTGCGCAGGTCTTATAGTAGGCGCCGTCAGAAACATCAGGTTATGCCGAATGGTGCGGAAGCTCAACCGTTGCGTCAGTTCTGTCGtaatcatcatcaacctgactatgCCCAGTGCATGCAGACTTTTTCCGTGATCCGCCAATCAATCCGGTCTTCTCAGTTTACGAGCCATCTCGTTTTGTATGATCGAGACAGCGCAGGCCCTATGAACGACGCACCTTCCCCCCATTCCCCCCAACCTTCCTTAGCGTCCCTTAGTTTCACTTAATAAAGGCGGGTGGGATGATTCGTCTCCCGTCTGCTTCAGGAAAAATCGACGGAAGGCCTCGCACGCGGGTTGGTGTTTCCGCAGGCGCCCTCCGTCTGATGGAGATGGACGGCTTGTTTCATTTCTGCTTCAGCCGCGTCACTCAAGTTACTAGAAGCGGATAGGACATGCGATTCACGGAGTGATGCCATCTGTTTGGGCTATACATGGAAAATGACGGTAACgcgaaaaaagtcacagctttgccgcaaaggtgaagcaatgaacgtgtcAGCAACtaatcggaaggtcacgcgcagaatggcaagcagatcgaaacgtgtcccgcgtttttcacgcacaaataacgcacgaaacctactcacaggtacagataaacccaaataagcacctcagttgttacttcgctgtgtttgaaaagcgcacttttTTTCGCAGACGGAGACTGCGCAATgatcgcagtgacctttgtgcgcccggtaactacagcataatcgttccggtgaaatccaaaggccagccaagacgtactatCCTCCCCACCGCGAAATAAAGGGCGCGTGACTGAGTGTCCGCCACCTCCTCTACGTGGGGCAAAGTAAGCGTGGAAGATGagccgccgcgtcgtgacaatatggcgacgctagagttactgtatattctGCTACAGTAACTCTAGGCGGCGCGAG
This genomic interval from Rhipicephalus microplus isolate Deutch F79 chromosome 10, USDA_Rmic, whole genome shotgun sequence contains the following:
- the LOC142761714 gene encoding uncharacterized protein LOC142761714; its protein translation is MPDEEESKEDDKSDDKEDDDKGDDDKDDDDKKDDDDDDDDDGGGDKDGIGKKKPPDSMMVQKKSVSRSGAAAIAAQQIAEGADKMQMALTVVGLAVFVLVIVGIGGFVVWKVFVSCE